The Sphaerochaeta globosa str. Buddy region AATTACCATGAGAAAGGTGTTGTACAGGAAGGTTGAGAAACCATACTGGCCTGAACCTTTCCACCCTTCGGTAAAGGCACCGAACATCGGGTTTTTCGGCAAAAGTCCGATGGTACCGAATATTTCCTCGTTGCTCTTGAAGGCAGCCCCGATCATCCACAGAAGCGGATAGGTCATGATATACGCCAGGACAATCAAGAAGAAATACGAAAGGAATTTTGCTACAGGGGTTTTTCTCTTGATCATAGCGAATCTCCATAATGGACCCAGGACTCGGAGGAGCGGAAGGTCAGGCTGGTGAAGAAGAGGATGATGGCAAACAGAATCCACGAGAGGGCCGAGGAGTAGCCCATCTTGAAGAACTTGAAGCCTTGGTCGTAGAGCATGAGGCCGTAGAGGTAGGTCGACTTGAGCGGACCTCCCTGGGTAATGACAAACGCACTGGTGAAGTCTTGGAAGGCGTTGATCATCTGCATGATGAGATTGAACAGAATGATGGGAGAGAGCTCGGGGATGGTAATTTTCCAGAAAATCCGCATCCGTCCCGCCCCATCGATCCGTGCCGCCTCATAGAGGCTGACCGGAATCTGCTTCAGCCCGGCCAGAAAGAGCAGCATGGACGAGCCGAACTGCCAGACGGTGACCAAACTGACGGTTCCCAGTGCAAAGCGGGGATCACCCAGCCAGTCCACGGCCTTGATGCCGAAGACGGCAATGATGTTGTTCACCACCCCTTGGTTCATGAACAGATACTTCCACAGTACGCTGATGGCCACACTGCCGCCGAGAATGGAAGGTATGTAGTAGAGGGTACGGAACAGGTTGATACCCTTGATATTCTGATTAAGGATGATTGCAATAACCAAGGCGAAGGAAATCTTCAGGGGGACTGCGATCATGACATAGTAGGACGTCACTTTCAGCGACTGCAAAAAAGTCGCGTCGGCAGTGAAGATTTTCTTATAGTTCTCCAGTCCAAGGAACTTGGGATCCCCCAGAAGCTGGAAATTGGTGAAGGAGTAATAGAAGGAGTTGATCAGGGGAACGAGCTGGAGCAGCAGAAACCCAATGATCCAAGGCAGGATGTACAAGTATCCTGTGTAGTTGTAGCGTTTGCGTATTTGCATCTCAATTCCCTTTGCTAGAAGCCATCCGTCCGTAGTGGACGGATGGCAAACAATCATGATTTACAGAGTTGCGAGAGTAGCTTCGAGATTCTTGATCATCTTGGCGGAAGCTTCAGCGGGAGTGAGCTTTCCAAAGCCGAACTCATCGATGACATCCTGCATGGTCTGGATAACTTCGCTGTTCATCTGGTATACGCTCTGGGGCAGTCCTGCCTGGGCGATGCCTTCATTGGTAGCCTTCTCAGCCATGGTCGTGATCATGCCTTTCTGGGCAAGTACGCTTCTTCCGACGGTGGTCGAAGGAATGCCGCGTGCAAGACCGAGCAGCTCAAGGGCCTGGGCGTCGGTAAACAGATAGTTGAGTACCTTGATCGCTTCGGCTTTGTTCTTGGAGTTGTTGTTGACAACGAAAATCTGGGACGGTCTCATCAGCACTCCGCTGTTCTTGGCTCCTGCCATGACGGGGAACTGGCGGGTTACCATCTTCCTGGCTCCGATGTCCTTATCCATTGAGCTCACCCAAGTCCAGCTGGTGGCCATTTTGCCATTGATCCACGACGGATTTTCCTGGAACTTCTGGTAGAAAAGGGAGGTCTGGCTGAAAGGAGCTACGATGCCCTCGTCGAACCAACGCTTGAAGTAGGTGAAAGCCTCGGTGCCCTGAGCCTGGGTGAATGCAACTTTCTTGTTGCCGTCTACCACTGCACCTGCGAGCTGGGCGATATAAATCTCAAACCAGTAGCGCATGAGGTCCGGGGTTGCTCCGCTGAAATACGCAGTCTTGTCCTTCTGGTTGATCTTCCTGCCCTCGGTGACGATATTGTCCCACGTCCATTTGGTGTTGGGATCGATACCGGCTGAAGCAAGCATGTCTGCATCAACGATAAAGGTGTTGACGTTGGTTCCGGTGGGAAGTCCAAGAAGCTTTCCGTTGTAGGTGCAGTAGTTCTTCAGGAAGTCTGCATCAAACTGGGAGAGGTCGACCATCGAATTGTCGATGGTTGCAAACACGTCTCCCTTGGAGGCGAGTTCGGCAAGCCAGGGCTGGTCGATCTGGATAATGTCGGCAGCAGTTCCACCGGCGATCTGGGTCACGATTTTCTGATAGTAGCCGTCCCATCCGCCATACTCACCTTCCAACTTTACGTTGGGGTTGCTCTGCGTATAGGCATCCATGGCTTTGAGGGTCGGGGTGTGGCGTGAATCTCCACCCCACCAGCTGAGCCTGAGGGTAACCGGTCCGGTTTGTGCTGCAGCTTCTTTGGTTCCTGCTGCAAACACGGTTCCCATTGCCAACATGGCGATGAGAAGCAGTACGAGTGTCTTTTTCATAACGAGCCTCCATTTGTGAACTAAGTAGCTGTAGTCTGAGATGGTTTCTCTACTCTTACCAGCAAGAGAGTTTTGACAAAGTAGTATCATTTCTTGACATTGAAGAAACGAAACCTCCATTGACCGATAGCATAAACACCTGTAGCGTACAGGAAAAAGGGAGGTCTTGCCATGGCGTATATTGATGCTCATGCCCATATATTTGAACAGCTTTGCGGGTTCGGTGCCGACGGAGAACTGAGGGCTATGCCCAAAGGGAAAGCCATCTGGGCTACTGGAGAGGTTATAGACCTTGTTCCATCCTGCTATGGTGACACAACCTTTCCCGCTGAGCGATTCCTTGAGGTGATGGATGCGCATGCCATAGAGAAGGCAGTGCTGTTGCAAGGTGGCTTTTTGGGCTTCGCCAACCAGTATCTGAAGGAAGTAGTAGAGAAATATCCCACACGTTTTGCAGCTGCAGCAACGTTTGACCCCTATTGCCGTAATGCACAGAAAATTCTGGACAATGTGCAAAAGAGCTTTTCTCTCTTCAAGTTCGAGCTTTCCACCGGTTGCGGCATTATGGGCAGCCACCCCGACTTCGCGCTGGACAACAGCTTGATGATGGGCTTCTACGAACAGATTGCAGGGAACAAGGGTGTATTGGTTTTCGACTTAGGGAGCCCCGGTGATGGATCACACCAACCCAACGCGATACGAAATATCGCACGACAGTTTCCTAATCTTGAAATTGTCATCTGCCACTTGGCTAGTCCGAGGCGCCAGCATCGGGCGGAGCTTACCGATGCTCTACAGACCATGAAAGCCGAGAACATCCACTTCGACCTTGCCGCCCTGCACCACAAGGTACGTCCCGAGGCCTATCCCTTCCCTACCGCACAGGCGTTCATCAACCTTGCAAAGGATATCGTGGGGTCAGAGCACCTGATGTGGGGTACTGACGCTCCATCGACGTTGGTACAGTACAGCTATGAGCAGCTTATGGAGTATCAGAGGCTTCTCTTCAGTGAAGCTGAGCAGGCCTTGGTCTTTCATGACAATGCACAGCGGCTGTACTTCTCCCGATAGCAAGTAGCTCTATTGAACTGAGACAGTTTCACTGATGGGTGCAATTTCACTCTATCAGTGAAATTGCATGCATATTCAGCGTGCATCTATCTCCCGAAGAACGTAGATACTGTGTTGGAACATGTTCTGCAGTCGTTTTTGAAGGTACATCCTTTACATGTCTCCAAGTGCATAATACGTGTCGATATTTCAGTGAAAGAACACAATGCGACATCCATTTCGGCGTGTAGGATTGAAAGGAGATACTCAGCACTGGACAAAGCTCTCTGTAAGCCATTGTTTTGCTCCATACGTGCAAAGGCTTGAGAAGAGGCGAAATATGTTTCTGTTTTTTCATAGCCAGGGATGAACTTGTGCAACGCATTATTGATAACGCTTTGACATGACTCATATATTCGACTTTTCGGGTTGTCCAGAAACTGCAAGAGGAACCAAAACTCAATACAAGGATTGCTGGTGATGGGCAGTACTGTACTCGGCAATCTGCTACATGAATGTTGGAATTCTTGAAGCTGATGGTTGGTTAATCCCGCTATATTCACCAGTGGAATCCCGGAAATTTTCATCAGTTAAATCCGTATAATCTTCACCACTTGTTTGCCTGTACCATAGGGAATCTCCTCCGACTTGGGGGAGCAATTCGTAACTATGGAGGTAAGAACAGATGGTATCTTACAAATGGATTTTCGACCTACCTTGCTCAGGTTGAAACACCCCGCTGAACCACAACGAACTGATGCTGATCAGAGAAATCATGGACTACCGGCCAAACTATTAGAAAACCATCCTGATATCCCATCCCCGCCGGATGACTGGGCTTCGATGATGCAAACCAATACCAGCTACAAGGTTTCGATGATCAAAACCCTGACCGAAGGAGCGACTGTCGTTAAGCTGAAATAGGGTTTTTAAACCGGTGACGGTTCAGGCCGTCACCTCCATCACTGGTGAATTATTACCGAATTATACTGGTTAGATTTCTCCGGATTTAGATGGTGAAAGTAACCGGATTATCCATGCTATCCAAATCGTTTTTCAAAAATTGATTTGAATACTATTTATACACATGTCAAGTACTTGTTACGATACTCACAATTCCTAACCGATCGTCATGAATGCAACATCCATGGCTTTTCATTGTGACAAAGAGGGTTCACAATTGAACGGGTGCTACGGGGAGGAATGGTGATGGATTCAACAATCAAAACACACGAAATCAGCAGTACAAAGCTGGTGCTTCTGATATTCGTGCCCACGACCCTTGTTACCGGCACCTATGTGGTGTTGGGTATGATGCAAACCACCATCCCATCCCTCCTACTCTTTTACCTGTGTGCCACAGCAATTCTCTTTCCCCTTGAACTTGGAATTATTCTGTATGCAAGTAAAAAGGAGTACGGGAAAATCTCCTTACGAAGTGCCTTTTTTGACCAAATGAAGCTGCAATGGTGGAAAATCCTACTGTATGGGTCATTACTCTTTGCCTTTGCAGGGCTCATGTCCATTACGGTTGCTCCTTGGGAAGCTAGGTTGTTTGTCCCGATGCAGCAGAACATCCCTGCGTATTTTGATTGGAATGCCCTGGGTCAGTATCCACGCACTACCGTACTCATTACGTTCGCGTACTACTTCCTCTTTAATGGATTTGTGGGTCCCATCACCGAAGAACTGTTTTTCAGGGGATATCTCACCTCACGAGTAAGCAGATTCGGCAAGGCTGCACCGCTGATCATCACCATCCTTTTTTCGCTCTACCACTTCTGGGCGCCCTTTGGGAATATTTTCAGGATTGCCGTCTTTTTGCCTGCGGCGTATGCAGCCTTCAAGCTGAAGAACATCTACGTATCGATGGTCTGCCACTGCCTGTGCAACATATTCTCGGTGATTATCTTCATTACAGCAATTTCGGCCTGATCAGATAATCCCTTTTTCAGAAAGAGCCTCTACTACCCCATCAGCAAGGCTTGGGCAGAGCTCATGCAGTGTTGCAAGCTGCCAAGCCAGTTCCTTATCTGCATCCATACCAAGGAGCGTTACCAGCTTTCTTCCGTAATAGACCGGCCCCATGCTGTGGTCGGCCATATGGGCGGTTGCCACTGCCTGCCCGACAGCACGGCAAAAGAGCTTGTAGGCCGGGTCTGCAACGCTCTGGGCATGTTTGTGCACTGATCTGCTCATCCCCATTGCTTCCCCGGTGCCGACAGAGCCTTCACCCCATTGCTTTCCAATTTCCAGTGCTTCCAGTAACAGGGAATCGACGGATGTTGACAGGTAGGGAATGAGGTGTTCTGT contains the following coding sequences:
- a CDS encoding carbohydrate ABC transporter permease — protein: MIVCHPSTTDGWLLAKGIEMQIRKRYNYTGYLYILPWIIGFLLLQLVPLINSFYYSFTNFQLLGDPKFLGLENYKKIFTADATFLQSLKVTSYYVMIAVPLKISFALVIAIILNQNIKGINLFRTLYYIPSILGGSVAISVLWKYLFMNQGVVNNIIAVFGIKAVDWLGDPRFALGTVSLVTVWQFGSSMLLFLAGLKQIPVSLYEAARIDGAGRMRIFWKITIPELSPIILFNLIMQMINAFQDFTSAFVITQGGPLKSTYLYGLMLYDQGFKFFKMGYSSALSWILFAIILFFTSLTFRSSESWVHYGDSL
- a CDS encoding ABC transporter substrate-binding protein, translated to MKKTLVLLLIAMLAMGTVFAAGTKEAAAQTGPVTLRLSWWGGDSRHTPTLKAMDAYTQSNPNVKLEGEYGGWDGYYQKIVTQIAGGTAADIIQIDQPWLAELASKGDVFATIDNSMVDLSQFDADFLKNYCTYNGKLLGLPTGTNVNTFIVDADMLASAGIDPNTKWTWDNIVTEGRKINQKDKTAYFSGATPDLMRYWFEIYIAQLAGAVVDGNKKVAFTQAQGTEAFTYFKRWFDEGIVAPFSQTSLFYQKFQENPSWINGKMATSWTWVSSMDKDIGARKMVTRQFPVMAGAKNSGVLMRPSQIFVVNNNSKNKAEAIKVLNYLFTDAQALELLGLARGIPSTTVGRSVLAQKGMITTMAEKATNEGIAQAGLPQSVYQMNSEVIQTMQDVIDEFGFGKLTPAEASAKMIKNLEATLATL
- a CDS encoding amidohydrolase family protein, with amino-acid sequence MAYIDAHAHIFEQLCGFGADGELRAMPKGKAIWATGEVIDLVPSCYGDTTFPAERFLEVMDAHAIEKAVLLQGGFLGFANQYLKEVVEKYPTRFAAAATFDPYCRNAQKILDNVQKSFSLFKFELSTGCGIMGSHPDFALDNSLMMGFYEQIAGNKGVLVFDLGSPGDGSHQPNAIRNIARQFPNLEIVICHLASPRRQHRAELTDALQTMKAENIHFDLAALHHKVRPEAYPFPTAQAFINLAKDIVGSEHLMWGTDAPSTLVQYSYEQLMEYQRLLFSEAEQALVFHDNAQRLYFSR
- a CDS encoding RloB domain-containing protein is translated as MKISGIPLVNIAGLTNHQLQEFQHSCSRLPSTVLPITSNPCIEFWFLLQFLDNPKSRIYESCQSVINNALHKFIPGYEKTETYFASSQAFARMEQNNGLQRALSSAEYLLSILHAEMDVALCSFTEISTRIMHLETCKGCTFKNDCRTCSNTVSTFFGR
- a CDS encoding CPBP family intramembrane glutamic endopeptidase, which codes for MDSTIKTHEISSTKLVLLIFVPTTLVTGTYVVLGMMQTTIPSLLLFYLCATAILFPLELGIILYASKKEYGKISLRSAFFDQMKLQWWKILLYGSLLFAFAGLMSITVAPWEARLFVPMQQNIPAYFDWNALGQYPRTTVLITFAYYFLFNGFVGPITEELFFRGYLTSRVSRFGKAAPLIITILFSLYHFWAPFGNIFRIAVFLPAAYAAFKLKNIYVSMVCHCLCNIFSVIIFITAISA
- a CDS encoding putative immunity protein translates to MRNPRFIARHRGGLLEMDHHRQLMSWALAMTEHLIPYLSTSVDSLLLEALEIGKQWGEGSVGTGEAMGMSRSVHKHAQSVADPAYKLFCRAVGQAVATAHMADHSMGPVYYGRKLVTLLGMDADKELAWQLATLHELCPSLADGVVEALSEKGII